In Musa acuminata AAA Group cultivar baxijiao chromosome BXJ2-3, Cavendish_Baxijiao_AAA, whole genome shotgun sequence, the following proteins share a genomic window:
- the LOC103974174 gene encoding receptor-like protein EIX2: protein MAAAGSGSFQFGRIASKRLMMLVALLLVSCCLGHGSGDEDHVEVEGFSSSCMESERRALLAIKSDMYDPDNWFSTWTGKDCCGWRGVACDNTTGHVTKLDLRYPYTDDIWDTFWKPIGISKVNPSLQELKHLTYLDLSMNNFSHAPVPKMIASLVHLEYLNLSYAMFDGPIPPQLGNLSNLHYLDLRGWYHDDFLHVDDLDWLSRIPSLKYLDMSYVDLSKATNWFYVINSIPTLEVLHLNYVDLPYVSSPLPPFNLTAIVRLDLSQNSNITSAMLRWFSNATSLEYLILFGTSNQFIDSVGTGSLTIESVQVALGALSNLKELDLSFNSLKGEIREILNNVSSSSGLKHLDLRSNRLSGDIPPGSLRDLEYLDLSANYIVDVHILASLGNLTNLRHLDLRGNSISGEIPQTVGNSVRLEYLDLSNTGINGKIPQAIGNLSNLLELHLSGNKIVGWIPPSIDNLTNLVYLDLSYNNIVGWIPPSIGNLTNLVHLDLSRNNISGYIPETLGTLIHMEELYLSNNRISGQIPQTIGDLQNLWMLFLSNNYISGQIPKTIGKLHYLQYLDMSYNNLSGQIPTTLGDLCNLTWLDLSFNNIGGDLTNLFYGLSTCSQGASISFLALKGNNLTGIIPSSMGQLSQLQQVDLSSNSLAGNITEAHFLNLTRLSELIIASNSLNVMLPNDWRPPFSAITIDMSFCHLRGKFPEWFQTQQQLQSLYLSGVGVSGSLPIWFSNFSKGLDVLNLKSNYLTGQLPSAPQFMLNLSNNLFVGPIPLSFKKATGLILLSLSHNHINGDFPSFFCNLNIQVLDLSNNYLIGKIPNCHNSFPTYLHSLHLNNNNLSGMIPSFLKYCDQLIILDLGENKLFGKIPKWIGRNLSSLKVLRLRSNLLYGVIPENIVNLTSLRVLDLSSNNLFGSLPSSLGNFTAMVEVQNDTRSLIEDYYSYIESILVTTKGSTIDYTTILSLVTSIDLSNNYLSGEIPKELTKLLGLRFLNLSNNHLTGRIPENIGDMKILESLDLSVNSLTGEIPSSFSAMNFLARLNLSYNNLSGKIPTSGQLSTFDSWTYVGNKDLCGTPLPNCPVYRIPPDARVKHDEKLDKLLEYTSIVVGFVVGFWLFIGTLIMKQAIRFAFFRRIDRTIDWIYVQFAVKLAKLKSKWQTTQ, encoded by the coding sequence ATGGCTGCAGCTGGTAGCGGCAGTTTCCAGTTCGGACGTATTGCCTCGAAGCGTCTCATGATGCTCGTGGCCTTACTTCTCGTCTCCTGCTGTCTCGGCCATGGATCCGGCGATGAGGATCATGTCGAGGTGGAGGGATTCAGCAGCAGTTGCATGGAGAGCGAGAGGAGAGCTCTCCTCGCCATCAAATCCGATATGTACGACCCCGACAACTGGTTCTCTACATGGACCGGCAAAGACTGCTGTGGGTGGAGAGGTGTGGCCTGCGACAACACCACGGGCCATGTCACCAAGCTCGACCTCCGCTACCCCTATACAGACGATATATGGGATACGTTTTGGAAACCAATAGGCATCAGCAAGGTAAATCCTTCGTTGCAAGAACTGAAGCATTTGACATATTTGGATTTGAGCATGAATAACTTCTCTCATGCCCCTGTGCCTAAAATGATCGCTTCACTGGTCCACTTGGAATATCTCAACCTATCTTATGCCATGTTCGATGGACCAATTCCTCCTCAGCTGGGGAACCTCTCAAACCTACACTATCTCGACCTTCGGGGATGGTATCATGATGATTTTCTACATGTTGATGATCTCGATTGGCTCTCCCGTATTCCTTCTCTAAAATATCTTGACATGAGTTATGTCGATCTCAGCAAGGCGACCAATTGGTTTTACGTAATTAATTCTATTCCCACACTTGAAGTGCTACATTTGAATTATGTAGACCTGCCATATGTTTCATCTCCTTTGCCCCCTTTCAATCTAACAGCCATTGTTAGGTTGGATCTGTCTCAGAATTCCAACATCACGTCTGCCATGCTAAGATGGTTTTCTAATGCCACCAGTCTCGAGTACCTTATTCTTTTTGGCACCAGTAATCAATTTATCGATTCGGTAGGCACTGGGAGTCTCACTATCGAGTCGGTACAAGTTGCTCTAGGAGCTCTCAGTAATCTGAAGGAGTTGGATTTGTCATTCAACTCCCTTAAAGGAGAAATTCGTGAAATTCTGAACAATGTCAGTAGCAGCAGTGGCCTGAAGCACTTGGATTTGAGATCGAATCGATTATCTGGAGATATTCCTCCAGGGAGCCTTAGAGACCTGGAGTACCTGGACTTATCAGCGAATTATATTGTCGACGTGCATATCTTAGCTTCTCTGGGGAATCTCACAAACTTGCGACATTTAGACTTGCGGGGCAATTCAATCAGCGGAGAAATTCCACAAACCGTAGGAAATTCTGTCCGATTGGAGTACCTAGATTTGTCCAATACTGGCATCAACGGAAAAATACCACAGGCCATCGGCAACCTCAGTAACCTATTGGAATTACATTTATCAGGCAACAAAATTGTGGGATGGATACCACCGAGCATCGACAACCTCACCAACTTGGTATACTTAGATTTATCATACAACAATATTGTCGGTTGGATACCACCGAGCATCGGCAACCTCACCAACTTGGTACACTTAGATTTATCGAGGAATAATATTAGCGGATACATTCCAGAGACTTTGGGTACTCTCATCCATATGGAGGAATTATATTTATCTAACAATCGTATTTCTGGACAAATACCACAAACCATTGGGGATCTTCAAAATCTATGGATGTTATTTTTAAGCAATAACTATATTTCTGGGCAGATACCAAAGACGATCGGTAAACTCCACTACTTACAATACTTGGACATGTCATATAACAACTTATCAGGTCAAATACCAACGACATTGGGTGATCTATGCAATTTGACCTGGTTAGATTTGTCTTTTAATAACATTGGTGGAGATCTTACAAATCTATTCTATGGTTTGTCTACTTGTTCACAAGGAGCATCTATATCATTCTTAGCCCTGAAGGGTAACAATTTAACCGGGATTATTCCTTCGAGCATGGGCCAATTATCTCAGTTACAACAGGTAGACCTCTCCTCAAACTCGCTGGCAGGCAACATCACCGAAGCACACTTTTTAAATCTTACAAGGTTATCAGAATTGATAATCGCTTCCAACTCCTTGAATGTGATGCTACCAAATGATTGGCGACCCCCTTTTAGTGCCATCACTATCGATATGAGCTTTTGTCATCTCAGAGGAAAATTTCCTGAATGGTTTCAGACTCAACAACAATTGCAAAGCCTTTATCTATCCGGAGTTGGAGTCTCAGGCAGCCTCCCTATTTGGTTTTCAAATTTCTCAAAAGGTTTGGATGTTCTTAACTTGAAGTCCAACTATTTGACTGGTCAATTACCTTCTGCTCCCcaattcatgttgaatctttccaaCAACTTATTTGTCGGACCTATTCCATTGAGCTTCAAAAAAGCTACAGGACTCattttgttatctttgtctcataATCATATCAATGGTGATTTCCCTTCCTTCTTTTGTAATCTGAATATCCAAGTTCTCGACCTATCTAATAATTACTTAATTGGAAAAATCCCGAATTGTCATAACTCATTTCCAACCTATCTACATTCTTTGCATTTAAATAATAACAACCTATCCGgaatgattccttcatttttgaaaTACTGCGACCAATTAATTATCCTTGATTTAGGTGAAAATAAATTATTTGGTAAAATTCCGAAATGGATAGGAAGAAACCTCTCATCATTAAAGGTTCTTCGTCTGAGGTCAAACTTATTATATGGTGTTATCCCTGAGAACATAGTGAATCTCACTTCTCTTCGGGTTTTGGATCTCTCTTCCAACAATTTATTTGGTAGCCTACCATCATCTCTTGGAAATTTCACTGCCATGGTTGAGGTACAAAATGACACGAGGTCATTGATTGAAGATTACTATTCTTACATCGAGAGCATCTTAGTCACAACAAAGGGATCAACGATTGATTACACAACCATTCTCTCGCTGGTGACAAGCATAGACTTGTCAAATAATTATCTCTCTGGTGAAATCCCAAAAGAACTGACAAAGCTTCTCGGATTGCGCTTCCTAAACTTATCCAACAACCATTTGACGGGGAGGATTCCAGAAAACATTGGTGACATGAAAATATTGGAATCGCTTGACTTATCTGTGAACAGTCTCACGGGGGAGATACCTTCGAGCTTTTCTGCTATGAATTTCCTGGCCCGTTTGAATCTGTCTTACAACAACTTATCAGGAAAAATACCAACGAGTGGTCAATTGTCAACCTTTGACTCATGGACATATGTGGGTAACAAAGACCTTTGCGGTACGCCACTTCCAAATTGCCCTGTTTATCGAATTCCACCTGACGCCAGAGTTAAACATGATGAGAAGCTCGACAAATTATTGGAGTACACCAGTATTGTGGTCGGATTTGTGGTTGGCTTTTGGCTGTTTATTGGCACTCTCATCATGAAGCAGGCCATCAGATTCGCTTTCTTCCGACGGATCGACAGGACCATTGACTGGATCTATGTTCAGTTTGCAGTTAAGCTTGCGAAGCTCAAATCCAAATGGCAAACAACGCAATGA
- the LOC135608409 gene encoding receptor-like protein EIX1 codes for MAAAGSGSFQDGRIASKRLMMLVALLQVSCCLGHGFGDEDHVEVEGIGSSCMESERRALLAIKSDMYDPDNWFSSWTGKDCCGWRGVACDHTTGHVTKLDLHYPYTYDVWDISDIMETMGGSKVNPSLQELKHLTYLDLSMNNFSHAPVPKMIASLVHLEYLNLSNAMFDGLIPPQLGNLSNLHYLDLQGWYGYLHVDDLDWLSRIPSLKYLDMSFVNLSKATNWFYIINSISTLEVLHLIYVDLPYVPSHLPPSNLTAIATLDLSWNSNITSAMLRWLSNATSLENLLLSGCGSLTIESVQAALGALSNLKGLDLSDNFFKGEIREILNNVSSRGLKHLDLSWNQLSGDIPPGSLRDLEYLDLSWNFNVIVHIFASLGNFTNLRHLGLSANSISGEIPPIVGDAVRLEYLYLSFNGIIGKIPESIGNLTNLVYLDLSYNNIVGWIPPSIGNLANLVHLDLSRNNISGYIPETIGDLQNLRILFLSNNHISGQIPKKIGKLHYLQNLDMSYNNLSGQIPTTLGDLCNLTRLDLSFNNIGGDLTNLFYGLSTCSQGASISSLVLKGNNLTGIIPSSMGQLSQLQEVDLSSNSLAGNIIEAHFLNLTRLSGLIIASNSLNVMLPNDWQPPFSAKIIDLSFCHIGAKFPDWIRTQQQLQKLYLSGVGVSGSLPIWFSNFSKGLEILNLSSNYLTGQLPSAPQLLLDLSNNSFVGPIPLSFEEATYLILLSLSHNHINGDIPPFFCNMNFLEVLDLSNNHLIGEIPDCHNSFPISLQSLHLNNNNLSGMIPSFLKYCDQLITLDLGENKLFGKIPKWIGRNLSSLKVLRLRSNILYGVIPENTVNLTSLRVLDLSSNNLFGSLPSSLGNFTAMVEVQNDTRPLLQGNNYTYIESSLLTTKGSMVDYTTILSLVTSIDLSNNHLSGEIPKELTKLLGLRFLNLSNNHLTGRIPEKIGDMKQLESLDLSMNSLTGEIPSSFSAMSFLARLNLSYNNLSGKIPTSSQLSTFDSWTYVGNKDLCGTPLPDCPVYQTPPDARVKDDEKLDKLLEYTSIVVGFAVGFWLFIGTLIMKQAIRFAFFRWIDKASDWIYVQFAVKLAKLKSKWQTTT; via the coding sequence ATGGCTGCAGCTGGTAGCGGCAGTTTCCAGGACGGACGCATTGCCTCGAAGCGTCTCATGATGCTCGTGGCCCTACTTCAAGTCTCCTGCTGTCTCGGCCATGGCTTCGGCGATGAGGATCATGTCGAGGTGGAGGGAATCGGCAGCAGTTGCATGGAAAGCGAGAGGAGAGCTCTCCTCGCCATCAAATCCGATATGTACGACCCCGACAACTGGTTTTCATCTTGGACCGGCAAAGACTGCTGTGGGTGGAGAGGTGTGGCCTGCGACCACACCACCGGCCATGTCACCAAGCTCGACCTCCACTACCCCTACACATACGATGTGTGGGATATCTCAGACATTATGGAAACAATGGGTGGGAGCAAGGTAAATCCTTCGTTGCAAGAACTGAAGCATTTGACATATTTGGATTTGAGCATGAATAACTTCTCTCATGCCCCTGTGCCTAAAATGATCGCTTCACTAGTCCACTTGGAATATCTCAACCTATCTAATGCCATGTTCGATGGACTGATTCCTCCTCAGTTGGGGAACCTCTCAAACCTACACTATCTCGACCTTCAGGGATGGTATGGTTATCTACATGTTGATGATCTCGATTGGCTCTCCCGTATTCCTTCTCTAAAATATCTTGACATGAGTTTTGTCAACCTCTCGAAAGCAACCAATTGGTTCTACATAATTAATTCAATCTCCACACTTGAAGTGCTACATTTGATTTATGTAGACCTGCCATATGTTCCATCTCATTTGCCCCCTTCTAATCTGACAGCCATCGCCACGTTGGATCTGTCTTGGAATTCCAACATCACGTCTGCCATGCTAAGATGGCTTTCTAACGCCACCAGCCTCGAGAACCTCCTTCTTTCTGGCTGTGGGAGTCTCACTATCGAGTCGGTACAAGCTGCTCTCGGAGCTCTCAGTAATCTGAAGGGATTGGATTTGTCAGACAACTTCTTTAAAGGAGAAATTCGTGAAATTCTGAACAATGTCAGTAGCAGGGGCCTGAAGCACTTGGATTTGAGCTGGAATCAATTATCTGGAGATATTCCTCCAGGGAGCCTTAGAGACCTGGAGTACCTAGACTTATCATGGAATTTTAATGTCATCGTACATATATTTGCTTCTCTGGGGAATTTCACAAACTTGCGACATTTAGGGTTGTCGGCCAATTCAATCAGTGGAGAAATTCCACCAATCGTGGGAGATGCTGTCCGATTGGAGTACCTATATTTGTCCTTTAATGGCATCATTGGAAAAATACCAGAGAGCATCGGCAATCTCACCAACTTGGTATACTTAGATTTATCATACAACAATATTGTCGGTTGGATACCACCAAGCATTGGCAACCTCGCCAACTTGGTACACTTAGATTTATCAAGGAATAATATTAGTGGATACATTCCAGAGACCATTGGGGATCTTCAAAATCTACGGATATTATTTTTAAGCAATAACCATATTTCTGGGCAGATACCAAAGAAGATCGGTAAACTCCACTACTTGCAAAACTTGGACATGTCATATAACAACTTATCAGGTCAGATACCAACTACGTTGGGTGATCTATGCAATTTGACCCGGTTGGATTTGTCTTTTAATAACATTGGTGGAGATCTTACAAATCTATTCTATGGTTTGTCTACTTGTTCACAAGGAGCATCTATATCATCCTTAGTCCTGAAGGGTAACAATTTAACCGGGATTATTCCTTCGAGCATGGGCCAATTATCTCAGTTACAAGAGGTAGACCTCTCCTCAAACTCGCTGGCAGGCAACATCATCGAGGCACACTTTTTAAATCTTACAAGGTTATCAGGATTGATAATCGCTTCCAACTCCTTGAATGTGATGCTACCAAATGATTGGCAACCCCCTTTTAGTGCCAAGATTATCGATCTAAGCTTTTGTCATATAGGAGCAAAATTTCCTGATTGGATTCGGACTCAACAACAATTGCAAAAGCTTTATCTATCCGGAGTTGGAGTCTCAGGCAGCCTCCCTATTTGGTTTTCAAATTTCTCAAAAGGTTTAGAAATTCTTAACTTGAGCTCCAACTATTTGACTGGTCAATTACCTTCTGCTCCCCAATTGTTATTGGATCTTTCCAACAACTCATTTGTTGGACCTATTCCATTGAGCTTCGAAGAAGCTACGTACCTCATTTTATTATCTTTATCTCATAATCATATCAACGGTGATATCCCTCCCTTCTTTTGTAATATGAATTTTCTTGAAGTTCTCGACCTATCGAACAATCACTTAATTGGAGAAATCCCAGATTGTCATAATTCATTTCCAATCTCTCTACAATCTTtacatttaaataataataatttatccggaatgattccttcatttttgaaaTACTGTGACCAATTAATTACCCTTGATTTAGGTGAAAATAAATTATTTGGTAAAATTCCGAAATGGATAGGAAGAAACCTCTCGTCATTGAAGGTTCTTCGTCTGAGGTCAAACATATTATATGGTGTTATCCCTGAGAACACAGTGAATCTCACTTCTCTTCGCGTTTTGGATCTTTCTTCCAACAATTTATTTGGTAGCCTACCATCATCTCTAGGAAATTTCACTGCCATGGTTGAGGTACAAAATGATACCAGGCCATTGCTCCAAGGTAACAACTATACTTATATCGAGAGCAGCTTATTAACAACGAAAGGATCAATGGTCGATTACACAACCATTCTCTCGCTGGTGACAAGTATAGACTTGTCAAATAATCATCTCTCTGGTGAAATCCCAAAAGAACTGACCAAGCTTCTCGGGTTGCGCTTCCTAAACTTATCCAACAATCATTTGACAGGGAGGATTCCAGAAAAGATTGGTGATATGAAACAGCTAgaatcacttgacttatcgatgaACAGTCTCACCGGGGAGATACCTTCGAGCTTTTCTGCTATGAGTTTTCTGGCCCGTTTGAATCTGTCTTATAACAACTTATCAGGAAAAATACCCACGAGTAGTCAATTGTCGACCTTTGACTCATGGACATATGTGGGTAACAAAGACCTTTGCGGTACGCCACTGCCAGATTGCCCTGTTTATCAAACTCCACCTGATGCCAGAGTTAAAGATGATGAGAAGCTCGACAAATTATTGGAGTACACCAGTATTGTGGTAGGATTTGCGGTTGGCTTTTGGCTGTTTATTGGCACGCTCATCATGAAGCAGGCCATCAGATTCGCTTTCTTCCGATGGATCGACAAGGCCAGTGACTGGATCTATGTTCAGTTTGCAGTTAAGCTTGCGAAGCTCAAATCCAAATGGCAAACAACGACATGA
- the LOC135608410 gene encoding bZIP transcription factor 11-like: MASPVGTPSGSSLLQKSASEEDLQAVMNLKMQKRKISNRESARRSRMRKQKHLDGLTAQMGQLRKENSQILTTFTLTTQRFFAVQAENSVLRTQMVELSNRLQSLNDILHCLKAKYSISSGPMITDDFINPWNLMRMNQPIMASADNMFQY, encoded by the coding sequence ATGGCTTCTCCTGTTGGAACACCTTCTGGGTCCAGCCTGCTGCAAAAGTCAGCTTCCGAAGAGGATCTGCAGGCAGTGATGAACCTTAAGATGCAGAAGAGAAAGATATCGAACCGTGAATCTGCGAGGCGGTCCAGGATGCGCAAGCAGAAGCATTTGGATGGTCTCACCGCGCAGATGGGCCAGCTGAGGAAGGAGAACAGCCAGATCTTGACAACCTTCACCCTCACCACGCAGCGGTTTTTTGCAGTGCAGGCTGAGAACTCTGTCCTGAGGACGCAGATGGTGGAGCTCAGCAACAGGCTGCAGTCTCTCAATGACATCCTCCACTGCTTGAAAGCAAAATATAGCATCAGTAGTGGCCCCATGATCACTGATGACTTCATCAATCCGTGGAACCTCATGCGCATGAACCAGCCGATCATGGCTTCAGCCGACAACATGTTTCAGTACTGA